One window of the Pseudofrankia sp. DC12 genome contains the following:
- a CDS encoding ATP-binding protein, which translates to MARSFNTTGPCVLSDHYMIPASARLPEVPDLVGHRKYFVLHAPRQTGRTTALRALAAELTASGRYAAVVLSMEAGQPWPDDIGAATRAILTGAGRTARTNLPVDLRPPPWPDSWDEGPLSDAFAVWAETCPRPLVLFLDEIDSLGGRTLLSVLRQLRGGFADRPTGFPASVALCGLRDVRDYKIASSGDPTTLTSPSPFNIAVASLRLSDFNLDEVRELYGQHATETGQRLTSEAVQHANALTMGQPGLVNAVDASGTYRGFGDG; encoded by the coding sequence GTGGCCCGCTCGTTCAACACGACGGGGCCGTGTGTGCTGAGCGATCACTACATGATCCCGGCCTCGGCGCGGCTACCCGAAGTCCCTGATCTCGTTGGGCACAGGAAGTATTTCGTCCTGCACGCTCCCCGCCAGACGGGCAGGACGACGGCGCTGCGTGCGCTGGCGGCCGAGTTGACCGCGAGTGGCCGCTATGCGGCGGTGGTGCTGTCGATGGAGGCCGGCCAGCCTTGGCCGGACGATATCGGCGCGGCCACTCGAGCGATCCTGACAGGCGCCGGTCGAACGGCACGAACCAACCTGCCGGTCGATCTGCGGCCACCGCCCTGGCCGGACAGCTGGGACGAAGGCCCGCTCTCGGACGCGTTCGCCGTCTGGGCGGAGACCTGCCCGCGCCCGCTCGTGCTCTTCCTCGATGAGATCGACTCTTTGGGCGGACGCACGTTGCTCAGCGTGCTTCGTCAACTGCGCGGCGGTTTCGCCGACCGCCCGACCGGCTTTCCGGCGTCTGTGGCGCTCTGCGGCCTGCGCGACGTCCGTGACTACAAAATCGCCTCCAGCGGCGACCCGACCACTCTGACGTCCCCGAGTCCGTTCAACATCGCGGTGGCGTCGCTGCGGCTGAGTGACTTCAACCTCGACGAGGTTCGCGAGCTCTACGGCCAGCACGCGACGGAGACCGGTCAGCGGCTCACTTCAGAGGCCGTGCAGCACGCCAATGCGTTGACGATGGGCCAGCCAGGGCTGGTCAACGCGGTGGACGCGTCGGGCACCTACCGCGGCTTCGGCGACGGCTGA
- a CDS encoding NUDIX domain-containing protein, with the protein MHRVRRIDYYHVPAAPAPNSLVVGGCAVVPDQDGRILLQRRADNGEWALPGGGMDLGETFAGCVVREVREETGFDVVVDRIVGIYSDPGHVFAYENGEVRQQFSICCACTLVGGGLAVSDESTAVAFFTLDEIADLGMHPSHRIRIGDYLADAAPFLR; encoded by the coding sequence ATGCACCGTGTGCGACGCATCGATTACTACCACGTGCCCGCGGCGCCCGCGCCGAACTCGCTGGTGGTCGGCGGCTGCGCGGTCGTGCCGGACCAGGACGGGCGGATCCTGCTGCAGCGGCGGGCCGACAACGGCGAATGGGCGCTGCCCGGCGGCGGGATGGACCTCGGCGAGACGTTCGCCGGCTGCGTCGTCCGGGAGGTCCGCGAGGAGACCGGGTTCGACGTCGTCGTCGACCGGATCGTCGGGATCTACTCCGACCCGGGGCACGTCTTCGCCTACGAGAATGGCGAGGTCCGCCAGCAGTTCTCGATCTGTTGTGCGTGCACCCTCGTCGGCGGCGGACTGGCGGTGAGCGACGAGTCGACCGCCGTCGCCTTCTTCACGCTCGACGAGATCGCGGACCTCGGTATGCACCCCTCGCACCGCATCCGGATCGGCGACTACCTGGCGGACGCGGCACCGTTTCTCCGTTAG
- a CDS encoding cupin domain-containing protein yields the protein MSIEENGPVKLAEALETFEDLRSPRIVTRVNDYDVRIAKVVGKHVWHVHDDTDEFFLVIDGELRIALRGPGAGATEAGEGERAVVLPKGAVFVVPRGVEHRPSSRDGASVLLFEPTGTSTVGDRHESIPDHVDVTTGHPLA from the coding sequence GTGAGCATCGAAGAGAACGGCCCAGTGAAGCTCGCGGAGGCACTCGAGACATTCGAGGACCTGCGGAGCCCGCGGATCGTGACCCGGGTGAACGACTACGACGTGCGTATCGCGAAGGTTGTTGGCAAGCATGTCTGGCACGTCCACGACGACACCGACGAGTTCTTCCTGGTCATTGATGGAGAACTCCGGATCGCCCTGCGCGGGCCGGGTGCCGGTGCGACCGAGGCCGGCGAGGGGGAACGGGCCGTGGTTCTGCCGAAGGGCGCCGTCTTCGTTGTCCCCCGTGGCGTCGAACACCGCCCGTCGTCTCGCGACGGAGCCTCGGTCCTCCTCTTCGAGCCAACCGGGACCTCGACCGTCGGCGACCGCCACGAGTCGATTCCCGACCACGTCGATGTCACCACCGGCCACCCGCTGGCCTGA
- a CDS encoding GNAT family N-acetyltransferase, whose product MSAEKLLAVYDAQVRGSFPSRLPAGWLGERDGPLTRCLTINGGFAMLTEDAGGLDGDALESLVDRTFAYYDARGLGFEWKTFDHDRADPRPMLTARGAVAEAHEALVLGESAALAGVPVLPAGLTLRQVSARADLERVAELASMVWAADWSWLADDLENRLAGAREPVEIFAVEDGGAMVSAAWLVPLAGTRVAGLWGGSTLAAYRRRGLYRALVAHRAARAVALGYPLLQVDASDDSRPILRRLGLHVVGGTVPYLSAETVN is encoded by the coding sequence GTGAGTGCCGAGAAGCTGCTGGCCGTGTACGACGCGCAGGTCCGGGGGTCCTTCCCGAGCCGGCTGCCGGCCGGTTGGCTCGGCGAGCGGGACGGGCCGCTGACCCGGTGCCTGACCATCAACGGCGGCTTCGCCATGCTCACCGAGGACGCGGGGGGCCTCGACGGTGACGCGCTGGAGTCGCTGGTCGACCGGACCTTCGCCTACTACGACGCGCGTGGCCTCGGCTTCGAGTGGAAGACGTTCGACCACGACCGCGCGGACCCACGCCCGATGCTGACGGCCCGCGGCGCGGTGGCCGAGGCTCATGAGGCGCTGGTGCTCGGCGAGTCCGCGGCCCTCGCGGGCGTGCCGGTCCTGCCCGCCGGGCTGACCCTGCGCCAGGTCTCGGCCCGTGCCGACCTGGAACGCGTCGCGGAGCTGGCCAGCATGGTCTGGGCCGCCGACTGGTCGTGGCTCGCGGACGACCTGGAGAACCGGCTGGCCGGCGCGCGGGAGCCGGTCGAGATCTTCGCCGTCGAGGACGGCGGCGCGATGGTGAGCGCGGCCTGGCTGGTGCCGCTGGCCGGCACCCGGGTCGCGGGCCTGTGGGGCGGCAGCACGCTGGCGGCCTACCGCCGCCGCGGGCTCTACCGGGCTCTCGTCGCGCACCGCGCCGCCCGGGCCGTCGCGCTCGGCTACCCGCTGCTGCAGGTCGACGCCTCCGACGACAGCCGTCCGATCCTGCGCCGCCTCGGCCTGCACGTCGTCGGCGGAACCGTCCCCTACCTCAGCGCCGAGACCGTGAACTGA
- a CDS encoding MarR family transcriptional regulator: MPNGRAVARGAHTPGPPPRPGATVSEPGWVDEVGLTGHAGLLARLVRLNMLVSAALDGLVEPYGVTVADYLVIGAIRRSPGGRGAPSRLCRVLGRTSGGMTLTLDRLVAAGLVLRAPDPSDRRRVTVELTPAGDALSRRVNDRLHAWESALGLPEPLRAELNGALDTVLEAVAPGADR, encoded by the coding sequence ATGCCGAACGGGCGGGCCGTCGCCCGCGGTGCGCACACCCCGGGCCCGCCGCCGCGCCCCGGGGCCACCGTCAGCGAGCCTGGCTGGGTCGACGAGGTCGGCCTGACCGGGCACGCCGGCCTGCTCGCCCGCCTCGTCCGGCTCAACATGCTCGTCTCGGCTGCGCTCGACGGCCTGGTCGAACCGTATGGCGTGACCGTCGCGGACTACCTGGTGATCGGTGCGATCCGGCGCTCGCCGGGGGGCCGGGGCGCGCCGAGCCGGCTGTGCCGGGTACTCGGGCGCACCAGCGGCGGCATGACCCTGACGCTCGACCGGCTCGTCGCCGCCGGCCTGGTCCTGCGGGCCCCCGACCCGTCCGACCGGCGCCGGGTCACCGTCGAGCTGACACCGGCCGGCGACGCGCTCAGTCGTCGCGTCAACGACCGGCTGCACGCGTGGGAATCCGCGCTCGGCCTCCCGGAGCCGCTGCGCGCCGAGCTGAACGGCGCCCTCGACACCGTCCTGGAGGCGGTGGCGCCCGGCGCGGACCGGTAG
- a CDS encoding amidohydrolase family protein — MTVTDDSTAPGTVTPAPEDFPKIISVDDHILEPRELWQRELPASMRGRGPKVVRDRLTLHFSGGHYGFERGAPDGRWCDLWLYDDLVYPTGLLHASAGIPPAEVKNLPAVYEDFRPGTYDRDARLADMDTNHVEAAVNFPNTFPRFCGQGFSERPDKEVALACIQIYNDWMIDEWAGGAGRGRLVPLTLIPLWDPALAAAEVRRCAAKGSYAVSFSENPSRLGFASIHSGAWDVLFGACEETGTVVTMHIGSSSTLPSTSPDAPLAVSMSLSSQNAEGSLCDWIFSGTLDRFPGLTIVYAESQVGWMPYLLERMDLVWKGDVGGGARLPNPPSSYVTGRVYGCLFDDQHGLLSRGEVGLDQIVFETDYPHTDGTWPNSLAVAHRLCAGAGMTAPEVYKFVRGNAIRAFGLERFGIKE, encoded by the coding sequence ATGACCGTGACCGACGACAGCACCGCGCCCGGGACCGTCACTCCGGCGCCGGAGGACTTCCCGAAGATCATCTCGGTGGACGACCACATCCTGGAGCCGCGCGAGTTATGGCAGCGCGAGCTCCCGGCGTCGATGCGCGGCCGCGGCCCGAAGGTCGTCCGTGACCGGCTGACGCTGCACTTCTCCGGCGGCCACTACGGCTTCGAGCGCGGCGCCCCCGACGGCCGCTGGTGCGACCTGTGGCTCTACGACGACCTCGTCTACCCGACCGGCCTGCTGCACGCGTCCGCGGGCATCCCACCTGCGGAGGTGAAGAACCTGCCGGCCGTGTACGAGGACTTCCGCCCCGGCACCTACGACCGGGACGCGCGCCTGGCCGACATGGACACCAACCACGTCGAGGCGGCGGTCAACTTCCCGAACACGTTCCCCCGGTTCTGTGGCCAGGGCTTCTCCGAGCGGCCGGACAAGGAGGTCGCGCTCGCCTGCATCCAGATCTACAACGACTGGATGATCGACGAGTGGGCCGGCGGCGCGGGCCGGGGCCGGCTGGTCCCGCTCACCCTCATCCCGCTGTGGGACCCGGCGCTCGCCGCCGCCGAGGTGCGCCGCTGCGCGGCCAAGGGCTCGTACGCGGTGTCGTTCTCGGAGAACCCGAGCAGGCTCGGCTTCGCCTCGATCCACTCCGGCGCCTGGGATGTGCTCTTCGGGGCCTGCGAGGAGACCGGCACGGTCGTAACGATGCACATCGGCTCGTCCTCGACGCTGCCCTCGACGTCGCCGGACGCGCCGCTGGCCGTCAGCATGTCGCTGTCGTCGCAGAACGCCGAGGGCTCGCTGTGCGACTGGATCTTCTCCGGCACGCTCGACCGGTTCCCCGGCCTGACGATCGTCTACGCCGAGAGCCAGGTCGGCTGGATGCCGTACCTGCTGGAGCGGATGGACCTCGTCTGGAAGGGCGACGTCGGCGGCGGCGCCCGGCTGCCGAACCCGCCGAGCAGCTACGTCACGGGGCGCGTCTACGGCTGCCTGTTCGACGACCAGCACGGCCTGCTGTCCCGGGGCGAGGTCGGCCTCGACCAGATCGTCTTCGAGACCGACTACCCGCACACCGACGGCACCTGGCCGAACTCGCTGGCCGTCGCCCACCGGCTGTGCGCTGGCGCCGGCATGACCGCACCGGAGGTCTACAAGTTCGTCCGCGGCAATGCCATCCGCGCCTTCGGCCTGGAACGGTTCGGCATCAAGGAATGA
- a CDS encoding DUF427 domain-containing protein — translation MTTTTGSATTSDSTTRTAPAAGPTGAGSLPEAGTAKPSAANARGRVHAEQAHKRVRALLGGHVVVDTIRPVLVWEGPHYPVYYVPAEDVRATLEPNGKTVRSPSRGDAARHDVVIGGHRAQDAAGTYPDSPVPEFQGLVRLDWDAMDTWLEEDEIVYGHARNPYHRVDIMASSRHVTVEIGGVAVADSVRPVVLFETGLRPRYYLPLTDVKTELLRPSDSATHCPYKGTAGYFSVEVDGAVHDDVVWIYRTPLPESIKVAGLVCFYDEKVDVFVDGVHT, via the coding sequence ATGACGACCACGACCGGCTCAGCTACCACGAGCGACTCGACCACCCGTACTGCGCCGGCCGCCGGCCCGACCGGCGCGGGGTCGCTGCCGGAGGCCGGCACGGCCAAGCCGTCGGCGGCGAACGCCCGCGGCCGGGTGCACGCCGAGCAGGCGCACAAGCGGGTCCGGGCGCTGCTCGGCGGCCACGTCGTCGTCGACACGATCCGGCCGGTCCTGGTCTGGGAGGGCCCGCACTACCCCGTGTACTACGTGCCCGCCGAGGACGTCCGGGCCACCCTGGAGCCGAACGGGAAGACCGTGCGGTCACCGAGCCGGGGCGACGCAGCCCGCCACGACGTGGTGATCGGCGGCCACCGGGCGCAGGACGCGGCCGGCACCTACCCCGACTCCCCGGTCCCCGAGTTCCAGGGCTTGGTCCGCCTCGACTGGGACGCGATGGACACCTGGCTGGAGGAGGACGAGATCGTCTACGGCCACGCGCGCAACCCGTATCACCGGGTCGACATCATGGCCAGCTCGCGGCACGTGACCGTCGAGATCGGCGGGGTGGCGGTCGCCGATTCGGTCCGCCCGGTGGTCCTGTTCGAGACCGGCCTGCGGCCCCGGTACTACCTGCCGCTGACCGACGTGAAGACCGAGCTGTTGCGCCCCTCCGACTCGGCCACCCACTGCCCCTACAAGGGCACCGCCGGGTATTTCTCGGTCGAGGTCGACGGCGCGGTCCACGACGACGTCGTCTGGATCTACCGCACCCCGCTGCCCGAGAGCATCAAGGTGGCCGGCCTGGTCTGCTTCTACGACGAGAAGGTCGACGTCTTCGTCGACGGCGTCCACACCTGA
- a CDS encoding nuclear transport factor 2 family protein gives MEPWELIAREQVRDTVAAYNHSGDRFLLDELAACFTADGVLESKGWAAHGRAEIVRTLSGVRATEPAAADDAADGDAAAGARRPPFVRHFVTNLRFDEVTPERIRASAYFAVLTAAGLDHWGRYRDVLVPAEGRWLFAHRVVRTDAMVPDSLFQRRD, from the coding sequence ATGGAGCCCTGGGAACTGATCGCTCGCGAGCAGGTGCGGGACACTGTCGCCGCCTACAACCACAGCGGCGACCGGTTCCTGCTCGACGAGCTGGCCGCCTGCTTCACTGCCGACGGCGTGCTGGAGTCCAAGGGCTGGGCCGCGCACGGCCGGGCGGAGATCGTGCGGACCCTGTCGGGCGTCCGCGCGACCGAGCCGGCCGCCGCTGACGATGCCGCCGACGGCGACGCGGCCGCCGGCGCGCGCCGGCCGCCGTTCGTCCGGCACTTCGTGACGAACCTGCGGTTCGACGAGGTCACCCCGGAGCGCATTCGAGCGTCGGCCTACTTCGCGGTCCTGACCGCGGCGGGCCTCGACCACTGGGGCCGCTACCGCGACGTGCTGGTTCCCGCCGAGGGACGTTGGCTGTTCGCGCACCGCGTCGTGCGGACCGACGCGATGGTTCCCGACTCACTGTTCCAGCGGCGGGACTGA